One Castanea sativa cultivar Marrone di Chiusa Pesio chromosome 4, ASM4071231v1 DNA window includes the following coding sequences:
- the LOC142631360 gene encoding serine/threonine-protein phosphatase 7 long form homolog: MALFSSIMDFLANILVGAIHLSLIDSNKFVLVTYSIFLKRIYNIWAGFTRTTYADPFIVRLHGVRVRGELRQLRQRLEIAKDPGVLKCRGRNEEFRKRSPMVDDRVLDIVKRIGLEGLYRTPFRELDHNLITAFVERWRPETHTFHLPHGEMTITLQDVEVLLGIPIDGEAIVGTCALKWAVECQEMLGIVTNSVVLKGQRIQIKKLLEKIDQGLPDGAEEVVVHQYARCYILALLGDTIFADKSGDRVHTMWLQMLRDLHNPPRYSWGSACLAWLYRKLCRATDKNASQIGGALILVQYWAWSRFPFLCPRMDLPPDGAYGLPLPSSPLSIK, encoded by the exons ATGGCTCTATTTAGCAGTATTATGGATTTTCTAGCCAACATCCTAGTTGGTGCAATTCATTTGTCTCTCATAGATTCAAATAAATTTGTTCTGGTAACTTAtagtatat TTCTCAAACGAATCTACAACATTTGGGCAGGCTTTACCCGCACCACATATGCCGATCCATTTATTGTCAGATTGCACGGCGTGAGAGTCAGAGGAGAGCTGCGGCAGCTGAGGCAGAGACTTGAGATTGCAAAG GATCCGGGGGTATTGAAATGTCGTGGTCGTAATGAGGAGTTTCGAAAACGAAGCCCGATGGTGGATGATCGCGTCCTCGACATTGTCAAGAGAATTGGATTAGAGGGGCTGTATAGGACCCCATTTAGAGAGCTTGACCATAATTTGATAACGGCCTTtgttgagcgatggcggcctgaaacccacaccttccaccttccacatggtgagatgacgATCACATTACAAGACGTGGAGGTTCTGTTGGGGATTCCAATCGATGGCGAGGCAATTGTTGGAACTTGTGCCTTGAAGTGGGCTGTTGAATGTCAAGAAATGCTTggaattgttactaattctGTGGTGCTTAAAGGACAGAGGATCCAAATCAAGAAGCTACTTGAAAAAATTGACCAAGGGTTGCCCGATGGTGCAGAAGAGGTTGTTGTGCATCAGTATGCACGGTGTTATATTCTAGCACTCCTAGGGGACACAATTTTCGCTGACAAGTCTGGCGATAGGGTGCATACGATGTGGTTGCAGATGTTGAGGGACCTTCACAATCCACCTCGGTATAGTTGGGGGAgcgcttgccttgcatggttgtacagAAAGTTATGCAGGGCAACCGACAAAAACGCTAGTCAGATTGGTGGGGCCTTAATACTCGTTCAATATTGGGCATGGTCCAGATTCCCTTTTTTGTGCCCAAGGATGGACCTCCCACCAGATGGTGCATATGGCCTACCATTACCATCTTCGCCATTGTCTATTAAGTAA
- the LOC142631334 gene encoding disease resistance-like protein CSA1, protein MDYCDNFPKAMDTPDCFPKLEILGFRYSNITTLPEINIRFLKLKLLYFYHCWNLREIPMLPPHLEGLYIEGCGSLDSQSRRRLLSQLGETFGLPQNMVCSRGSLHQDSVLEKCSTSNLADDGFHFNLVLPGTKIPKWFNHQSVGSSVSFSKTSL, encoded by the exons ATGGATTATTGTGACAATTTTCCAAAAGCCATGGATACTCCTGATTGTTTCCccaaattagaaattttaggTTTCCGTTACAGCAACATTACTACCCTCCCTGAAATCAATATCAGATTTCTGAAATTAAAATTGCTTTACTTTTACCACTGCTGGAACCTTCGGGAAATTCCAATGCTTCCACCACATCTGGAAGGTTTATACATAGAAGGGTGCGGTTCCTTGGATTCACAATCAAGAAGAAGATTATTGAGTCAG CTTGGAGAAACGTTTGGGCTTCCACAAAATATGGTTTGTTCAAGGGGATCATTGCATCAGGACTCTGTTCTTGAAAAGTGTTCTACATCTAACCTTGCTGATGATGGATTTCACTTTAACCTTGTCCTTCCAGGAACTAAGATTCCAAAGTGGTTCAACCATCAAAGTGTTGGAAGCTCCGTATCATTCTCG AAAACTTCATTGTAA